One genomic window of Nitrosomonas sp. Is35 includes the following:
- a CDS encoding low molecular weight protein-tyrosine-phosphatase, which yields MNKDKKIKVLFVCMGNICRSPTADAVFRHHVKAAGVDHLIHVDSAGTHAYHIGDPPDHRAQSTALQRGYKMHELRARAVESRDFEEFDYILAMDKENLTLLLQRSPRQHVNKIQLFMQYAPSAEADTEVPDPYFGGQQGFELVLDMVEEASQGLLAHLRTINTQQGQFP from the coding sequence ATGAACAAGGATAAAAAAATAAAAGTATTATTTGTCTGTATGGGCAATATTTGCCGCTCGCCAACGGCGGATGCGGTATTCCGGCACCATGTCAAAGCCGCCGGGGTTGATCATCTGATTCACGTGGATTCCGCCGGAACGCACGCCTACCACATCGGCGACCCGCCGGATCATCGCGCGCAAAGCACGGCATTACAGCGTGGATACAAAATGCACGAACTGCGCGCCCGTGCGGTAGAGTCCAGAGACTTTGAGGAATTCGACTATATTCTGGCGATGGACAAGGAAAATCTCACGTTACTGCTGCAACGCAGCCCGCGGCAGCATGTCAACAAAATCCAATTATTCATGCAATATGCGCCCAGCGCCGAGGCGGACACCGAAGTGCCCGACCCCTATTTCGGCGGACAACAAGGATTTGAGCTGGTGCTGGACATGGTCGAGGAAGCCAGCCAAGGTCTGCTGGCGCATCTGCGCACTATCAATACACAACAAGGACAATTCCCATGA
- a CDS encoding S-(hydroxymethyl)glutathione dehydrogenase/class III alcohol dehydrogenase — protein MKTKAAVAWKAGQPLTIEEIDLTGPKSGEVLVEIKATGICHTDYYTLSGADPEGLFPAILGHEGAGVVVDVGPNVKSLRKGDHVIPLYTPECRECKFCLSKKTNLCQAIRSTQGKGLMPDSTSRFSIDGKPLFHYMGTSTFSNYTVVPEIALAKIREDAPFDKVCYIGCGVTTGIGAVIYTAKVEAGANVAVFGLGGIGLNVIQGARMVGADKIIGIDINPQREAMARKFGMTHFINPNDVPNIVDAVVQLTDGGADYSFECIGNTKVMRQALECTHKGWGRSIIIGVAEAGAEISTRPFQLVTGRKWEGSAFGGARGRTDVPKIVDWYMEGKIDIDSLITHTLTLDNINEGFRLMKAGESIRSVVIY, from the coding sequence ATGAAAACAAAAGCCGCTGTCGCCTGGAAAGCCGGTCAACCGTTGACGATTGAAGAAATCGACCTGACCGGCCCCAAATCCGGCGAAGTGCTGGTCGAAATCAAAGCCACCGGTATTTGCCACACCGATTACTACACACTGTCGGGCGCCGATCCGGAAGGTTTGTTTCCAGCCATACTGGGGCATGAAGGCGCCGGCGTGGTGGTCGACGTCGGCCCGAACGTCAAATCGTTGCGCAAGGGCGACCACGTCATTCCGCTGTACACGCCGGAATGCCGTGAGTGCAAGTTCTGCCTGTCGAAAAAAACCAATTTATGCCAGGCCATCCGCAGCACCCAAGGCAAAGGCCTGATGCCAGACAGCACCTCGCGTTTTTCCATCGACGGCAAACCACTGTTCCATTACATGGGCACCTCGACCTTCTCCAATTACACCGTCGTGCCCGAAATCGCGCTGGCGAAAATCCGCGAAGATGCGCCGTTCGACAAGGTGTGTTACATCGGCTGCGGCGTTACCACCGGCATCGGTGCGGTGATTTATACCGCCAAAGTCGAGGCTGGCGCGAATGTCGCGGTGTTCGGTCTGGGCGGTATCGGTTTGAACGTGATTCAAGGCGCGCGCATGGTCGGTGCGGACAAAATCATCGGCATCGACATCAACCCACAGCGTGAAGCGATGGCGCGTAAATTCGGCATGACGCATTTCATCAACCCAAACGACGTGCCGAACATCGTCGACGCGGTAGTGCAACTGACCGACGGCGGCGCGGATTACAGTTTCGAATGCATCGGCAACACCAAAGTCATGCGGCAAGCACTGGAGTGCACGCACAAAGGCTGGGGACGCAGCATCATCATTGGCGTGGCGGAAGCCGGTGCCGAAATCAGCACACGCCCTTTCCAGCTCGTCACCGGGCGCAAATGGGAAGGCTCCGCGTTCGGCGGCGCGCGCGGCCGCACCGACGTACCCAAGATCGTCGACTGGTATATGGAAGGCAAAATCGACATCGACTCGCTGATCACGCATACCTTGACGCTGGACAACATCAACGAAGGCTTCCGCCTAATGAAAGCCGGTGAATCGATCCGCTCCGTGGTGATTTACTGA
- the fghA gene encoding S-formylglutathione hydrolase — MTALETRSLHHCFGGIQGYYQHPSTVIGLPMRFSVYQPPQAKDHAVPVLFFLAGLTCTEETFMIKAGAQRYAAELGLMLVTMDTSPRQTGIAGETDAWDFGAGAGFYLDATAEPWARHYRMESYVTQELRNIIVEQFPADPNRIGIFGHSMGGHGALTLALRYPELFRSVSAFAPICAPIRCPWGQKAFSNYLGENQQDWKKYDTTTLLQAGHRVPGLHVDQGFNDQFLATQLFPEALEQACGDAGQQLTLRYHQDYDHSYYFISTFVGEHLQYHRDALS; from the coding sequence GTGACGGCACTCGAAACCCGCAGCCTGCATCACTGTTTTGGCGGCATCCAGGGCTATTATCAGCATCCATCCACGGTGATCGGCCTGCCGATGCGCTTCTCGGTGTATCAACCGCCGCAAGCCAAAGATCACGCCGTTCCCGTGCTTTTTTTCCTCGCTGGACTGACTTGTACCGAAGAAACGTTCATGATCAAAGCCGGGGCACAACGTTACGCCGCCGAGCTCGGCTTGATGCTGGTCACGATGGACACCAGCCCGCGCCAAACCGGCATTGCCGGTGAAACCGATGCCTGGGATTTCGGTGCCGGTGCGGGATTTTATCTCGATGCCACCGCCGAACCGTGGGCGCGGCATTACCGCATGGAAAGCTACGTCACGCAGGAACTGCGCAACATCATCGTCGAACAATTCCCCGCCGACCCAAACCGCATCGGTATCTTCGGCCACTCGATGGGTGGACACGGCGCGTTAACGCTTGCGCTGCGCTACCCCGAACTGTTCCGCTCAGTCTCCGCGTTCGCACCAATCTGCGCCCCGATACGCTGCCCGTGGGGACAAAAAGCATTCAGCAACTACCTCGGTGAAAATCAGCAAGACTGGAAAAAATATGACACCACCACCCTACTCCAAGCCGGACACCGCGTCCCCGGCCTGCACGTCGATCAGGGATTCAACGATCAATTCCTAGCCACACAACTCTTCCCCGAAGCGCTCGAACAAGCCTGCGGCGATGCCGGTCAGCAACTCACACTGCGTTATCATCAAGACTACGACCATAGTTATTACTTTATCAGCACGTTTGTGGGTGAGCATTTGCAGTATCATCGGGATGCGCTGTCATGA
- a CDS encoding zf-HC2 domain-containing protein: protein MSSTTINVTGKNEHQKVWNLLPWYVNHSLDAVEKDRVRNHVRTCIACRIELQQQQQLFEEMQQTDLLRQVSQAAFVQLRKRIERQSLIRPFTRPNQPGEESKLSSGQSPGFVKYTALAASLLLLAMPFMLHLPADQSAFTAEYRTLASAPQNTPAHNRVRIVFADQPDPKHIGAILHSVSGRIVQGPSENGIYEIQIGDRHTRPQEIDAAIAYLRNNTQVIFAEQVQGLQPAGQDIR from the coding sequence ATGTCCTCTACAACAATCAATGTCACGGGTAAAAACGAGCATCAGAAAGTATGGAATCTCCTGCCCTGGTATGTGAATCACTCCCTGGACGCTGTTGAGAAAGACCGGGTGAGAAATCACGTAAGGACGTGCATAGCCTGTAGAATTGAGCTGCAACAGCAACAGCAGCTATTTGAAGAAATGCAACAAACGGATCTTTTGCGGCAGGTTTCGCAGGCTGCTTTCGTGCAACTGAGAAAGCGCATTGAGCGGCAATCTTTAATCCGCCCTTTTACCCGGCCTAACCAGCCCGGCGAAGAATCCAAACTTTCTTCCGGCCAATCTCCCGGTTTTGTAAAATACACTGCCTTGGCAGCGAGCTTATTATTGCTGGCAATGCCGTTTATGTTGCATTTACCGGCAGATCAATCTGCGTTCACAGCGGAATACAGAACACTCGCCAGCGCACCGCAAAATACCCCGGCACACAATCGGGTACGCATCGTCTTTGCAGATCAACCGGATCCCAAGCACATCGGAGCCATCTTGCACAGCGTCTCGGGCCGCATCGTTCAAGGGCCTTCGGAAAATGGCATTTATGAAATCCAAATCGGTGACCGGCATACGCGCCCGCAAGAGATCGACGCTGCCATCGCCTATTTACGTAACAATACCCAGGTCATTTTTGCCGAACAGGTTCAAGGGTTGCAACCAGCCGGTCAGGATATACGCTAA
- a CDS encoding L,D-transpeptidase produces the protein MKIDITIAAQQLDLLDEHGQIVRQYRISSAKNGTGQENGSFCTPLGKHIIRAKIGAGQPVNTVFIKRRPTGEIYSPEFAAQFPRRDWILTRILWLCGCEPGFNRFGTVDTMRRYIYIHGTPDSVEMGKPGSIGCIRMRNSELLELFDWVSAGTEGTEVNIHR, from the coding sequence ATGAAAATTGATATCACGATTGCAGCCCAGCAACTGGATTTACTGGATGAACACGGACAAATCGTGCGGCAATACCGGATTTCCTCGGCCAAGAACGGCACCGGTCAGGAAAATGGAAGTTTCTGCACACCGCTCGGGAAACATATCATCCGCGCCAAGATCGGCGCCGGTCAGCCGGTCAATACGGTTTTTATCAAACGCCGCCCAACCGGGGAAATTTATTCGCCGGAGTTTGCCGCGCAATTTCCCAGAAGGGATTGGATTCTGACGCGTATTTTATGGCTATGCGGCTGTGAACCCGGTTTTAACCGTTTCGGTACGGTGGATACCATGCGCCGCTATATTTACATTCACGGCACGCCGGATAGCGTGGAAATGGGTAAACCCGGATCAATCGGGTGTATCCGCATGCGCAACAGCGAATTACTGGAGTTGTTTGACTGGGTGAGTGCGGGAACTGAGGGCACTGAGGTAAATATTCACCGGTAA
- a CDS encoding IS256 family transposase — MTTPKPLPAGLIDSLLADYKKPEDLIGEHGLLKQLTKALVERALQAEMADHLGHDKHETVVNATGNTRNGKSRKTLKGEFGELPIEIPRDREGSFEPLIISKHQTRWAGFDDKILSLYARGMTVREIQQHLTEMYGTEVSPTLISTVTDGVMDEVKQWQSRPLDAVYPVIYLDCIHAKVRDAGSVRTKAIYLAIGINMEGHKEILGLWIAQTEGAKFWLSVVTELKNRGVQDIFIACVDGLKGFPEAIETIYPHAIVQLCIVHMVRNSLNYVGWNKRKEVAADLRLVYSAATIDEAEHALADFEDKWNYAYPPIARSWRNNWQRIIPFFDYPPEIRRIIYTTNAIESVNMSLRKVSKNRGSFPNDEAVIKLFYLALSNIAKKWSMPLRDWKPALNRFTIQFNERMPRHY; from the coding sequence ATGACCACACCCAAACCCCTGCCAGCCGGCTTAATTGATAGCCTGCTGGCCGATTACAAAAAGCCAGAAGATTTAATCGGTGAGCATGGTCTTCTCAAGCAACTCACCAAAGCGTTGGTTGAACGTGCCTTGCAAGCAGAAATGGCCGATCATCTTGGTCACGATAAGCACGAAACGGTAGTCAATGCCACTGGCAATACCAGAAATGGTAAAAGCCGTAAGACCCTGAAAGGTGAATTCGGTGAGTTACCCATCGAGATCCCCCGTGACCGTGAGGGCAGCTTCGAGCCTCTGATCATTTCCAAGCATCAGACCCGCTGGGCGGGCTTTGATGACAAGATCCTCTCGCTGTATGCCCGTGGCATGACAGTGCGTGAAATCCAACAGCACCTCACTGAAATGTATGGCACAGAAGTATCGCCTACGCTCATTTCTACGGTCACTGATGGCGTAATGGATGAAGTGAAGCAGTGGCAATCCCGGCCTCTCGATGCGGTGTATCCTGTGATCTATCTCGATTGTATCCATGCCAAAGTTCGTGACGCTGGTAGCGTTCGTACCAAAGCGATTTACCTGGCGATCGGCATTAACATGGAGGGCCATAAAGAAATACTGGGCTTATGGATTGCTCAGACCGAGGGTGCCAAGTTCTGGCTCAGCGTTGTCACTGAACTCAAAAATCGTGGCGTGCAAGATATCTTTATCGCCTGTGTCGATGGCTTAAAGGGCTTTCCCGAAGCGATTGAAACCATCTATCCACATGCCATTGTACAACTCTGTATCGTGCACATGGTTCGTAATAGTCTCAACTACGTCGGCTGGAATAAACGCAAGGAAGTAGCTGCTGATTTACGTTTGGTCTACAGCGCCGCCACGATTGATGAGGCTGAACACGCGTTAGCCGACTTTGAAGATAAATGGAACTATGCTTATCCACCGATCGCCCGATCTTGGCGCAATAACTGGCAACGCATCATTCCATTCTTCGACTACCCGCCTGAGATACGGCGCATTATTTACACCACCAATGCGATTGAGTCAGTCAATATGAGCCTACGCAAAGTCAGCAAAAACCGTGGATCGTTTCCCAACGATGAAGCTGTGATCAAATTGTTCTATTTGGCTCTCAGCAATATCGCCAAAAAATGGTCTATGCCACTAAGAGATTGGAAACCGGCACTAAACAGGTTTACTATTCAATTTAACGAAAGAATGCCTCGGCATTATTAA
- the tadA gene encoding tRNA adenosine(34) deaminase TadA, whose product METNPDHYFMQAALELAQKAQDCGEVPVGAVVVQNSRIIGHGYNRPISTADPAAHAEIMAMRAAGSHLGNYRLLGCTLYVTLEPCTMCIGAIFHARIQRLVYAATDPKTGACGSVIDLPAETRLNHHLQVEAGMMATEASTLLKQFFAQRRKASERNNHEN is encoded by the coding sequence TTGGAAACAAATCCCGATCATTATTTCATGCAAGCCGCATTGGAATTAGCGCAGAAAGCGCAGGATTGCGGCGAAGTACCGGTAGGCGCGGTGGTGGTGCAAAATAGCCGCATTATCGGACACGGCTACAACCGCCCGATCTCCACCGCCGATCCCGCCGCACATGCCGAGATCATGGCGATGCGCGCTGCCGGTAGCCATCTGGGCAATTACCGCTTGCTCGGCTGCACGTTGTATGTGACGCTGGAGCCATGCACGATGTGCATCGGCGCAATTTTTCACGCACGCATTCAACGTCTGGTATATGCGGCGACTGACCCGAAAACCGGAGCGTGCGGCAGCGTCATCGACCTTCCGGCAGAAACCCGGCTGAATCATCATTTGCAGGTAGAAGCCGGTATGATGGCAACCGAAGCCAGCACATTATTGAAACAGTTTTTTGCGCAAAGGCGCAAGGCAAGTGAGCGGAACAACCATGAAAATTGA
- the prmB gene encoding 50S ribosomal protein L3 N(5)-glutamine methyltransferase codes for MIAQAQSQLHTIRDLLRFAVSQFNKAGLYFGHGSANAYDEAAYLILKTLYLPLDRLEPFLDARITDVECKQVLDIIERRVKDRIPAAYLTHEAWLGDFSFYVDERVIIPRSFIAELLQTQLAPWIADPDHITAALDLCTGSGCLAILLAHAFDNAHIDAADISPHALAVAHKNVQDYGLQDRVGLIQSDLFSALHGKRYDLIISNPPYVNAESMQQLPQEYRHEPENALASGGDGLDATRKILQQATQHLTDDGILIVEIGHNRDALEQAFPQLPFTWLETSAGDAFVFLLQKDQLPNC; via the coding sequence ATGATCGCTCAAGCGCAATCGCAACTTCATACCATCCGTGATCTTTTACGTTTCGCTGTCAGCCAGTTCAACAAAGCAGGGCTGTACTTTGGCCACGGCTCCGCCAATGCGTACGATGAAGCGGCGTATCTTATTCTGAAAACGCTCTATTTGCCACTGGACCGGCTGGAACCGTTCCTGGATGCGCGCATCACTGATGTGGAGTGCAAGCAAGTGCTGGACATCATCGAGCGCCGCGTCAAAGACCGCATTCCCGCGGCATACCTGACGCACGAAGCCTGGCTCGGCGATTTCAGCTTTTATGTCGACGAACGCGTGATCATCCCGCGTTCGTTCATCGCCGAACTGCTGCAAACGCAACTGGCACCGTGGATCGCCGACCCCGATCACATCACCGCCGCGCTCGATCTCTGCACCGGATCGGGTTGCCTTGCCATTTTGCTGGCGCACGCGTTCGACAATGCGCACATCGACGCTGCCGACATCTCCCCGCACGCGCTCGCCGTGGCGCATAAGAATGTGCAGGATTACGGCCTGCAAGACCGTGTCGGCTTGATCCAGTCCGATCTGTTCTCAGCCCTGCACGGAAAGCGCTACGACCTGATCATCAGCAACCCGCCGTACGTCAACGCCGAATCGATGCAACAATTGCCGCAGGAGTACCGCCATGAACCGGAAAACGCATTGGCCAGCGGCGGCGATGGCCTGGATGCAACCCGGAAAATCCTGCAACAAGCCACGCAGCATTTGACCGATGACGGCATTCTGATCGTCGAAATCGGCCACAACCGCGACGCGCTGGAACAGGCGTTTCCGCAATTACCGTTCACCTGGCTGGAAACCAGTGCGGGGGATGCGTTTGTTTTTCTGCTGCAAAAGGATCAATTGCCGAATTGCTAG
- a CDS encoding RNA polymerase sigma factor, with amino-acid sequence MSELPGSKVRKSFNSDEQQVKERNLIAEAAGGNGKAFEQLYQRYFDRLYQFIFHITRRHDYIEEIINDVMYVVWEKASTYDQTCRPSTWILGIAYFKALKSIEQSLTREDRSVEFNDELDYFPNPAAQWVSQLEISNWLEAGFDNLSPEQRAVVEMTYYQGLHYNEIAEIMQCPENTVKTRMFHARKILAKLLPELKGRS; translated from the coding sequence ATGAGTGAATTGCCCGGGTCTAAAGTAAGAAAATCTTTTAACTCGGACGAACAGCAAGTTAAGGAACGGAATCTGATCGCCGAAGCTGCGGGCGGCAATGGAAAAGCTTTTGAACAACTGTATCAACGTTATTTTGACCGTTTGTATCAGTTCATTTTTCACATTACCCGGCGGCATGATTATATTGAAGAAATTATTAATGACGTGATGTATGTGGTGTGGGAAAAAGCATCGACCTACGATCAAACATGCCGTCCGTCCACCTGGATTCTGGGGATTGCATATTTCAAGGCATTGAAGAGCATCGAACAAAGCCTGACTCGAGAAGATCGATCCGTTGAATTTAACGATGAACTGGATTACTTTCCCAATCCCGCAGCGCAGTGGGTTTCGCAGCTGGAGATCAGTAACTGGCTGGAAGCGGGCTTTGATAACTTATCCCCGGAACAGCGCGCGGTGGTAGAGATGACATATTATCAAGGGCTGCATTACAATGAAATTGCAGAAATCATGCAATGCCCTGAGAATACAGTAAAAACCAGAATGTTTCATGCACGGAAAATTTTAGCGAAGTTACTTCCAGAGCTTAAAGGCAGGAGTTAA
- a CDS encoding TorF family putative porin → MKIKNHRLLGLLFILSYPVSAHAQLSASVTGTTDYIWRGYSKSDGKPAAQLNIDYGFKSGLYLGTFASTVNFADQGFAARSDAEFKPYVGWAYQLSDDWRFNAEWTRYIFTGKIFGQEVDYNEFYWHTHFRDLLSANFSFSENGYQQNHMSFNYEITGRYPITSSIEMSGTFGYSQQKKVLHYDYLYWTSGVTWHFSPNIGVDVRYYSGLDLGAEKEHIAGWQFRPHVVDNRVLFSITVGF, encoded by the coding sequence ATGAAAATAAAAAACCATCGGCTGTTAGGATTGCTGTTCATTCTGAGTTATCCGGTCAGCGCTCATGCGCAGCTAAGCGCCAGCGTAACCGGCACGACCGATTATATTTGGCGCGGTTATTCCAAAAGCGATGGAAAACCCGCCGCACAGCTCAATATAGATTACGGGTTCAAATCGGGTCTTTATCTCGGCACTTTTGCTTCCACCGTCAATTTTGCCGATCAGGGATTCGCCGCGCGTTCCGATGCGGAATTCAAGCCCTATGTCGGTTGGGCCTATCAGCTATCGGATGACTGGCGCTTTAATGCGGAGTGGACCCGTTATATTTTCACGGGCAAAATCTTCGGTCAGGAAGTTGATTACAACGAATTTTACTGGCATACACATTTCCGCGATTTGCTATCCGCCAACTTTAGCTTCTCCGAAAATGGCTACCAGCAAAACCATATGTCGTTCAACTATGAAATCACCGGACGCTACCCGATCACCAGCTCCATCGAAATGTCAGGCACGTTCGGCTACAGCCAGCAGAAGAAAGTGCTGCACTATGATTACCTGTATTGGACTTCCGGCGTGACTTGGCATTTTTCCCCGAACATCGGTGTCGATGTCCGCTACTATTCCGGATTGGATTTAGGTGCCGAAAAAGAACATATTGCTGGCTGGCAATTCCGTCCGCACGTGGTCGATAACCGGGTTTTATTCTCTATTACCGTCGGATTCTGA
- a CDS encoding restriction endonuclease: MPNPQSKTKKPLIEAETLSLNDWLSHVLVPKHERTYQIIDYQFPTDEHRDEFLDKIYTFSENQVRDLLRNFLVPSGSLGTDHLMRHSIHDLAPAKLAQLIEENEFIRRLTEPPFLPWEGITWILDLLPHYPRKTLDVLDGFFMAHCQTLPDGRIHGLSDAEAIIRRRYLHCDNPRESLLSLGPEEFEYLVGALFEHMGYQVAVTQTSRDGGVDVEAKRDDPGGRVFVLIQCKRYEKAVGVQTIRELRGVVARKQANKGIVVATSNFTLPAKQEASENAMIELIDFVSLNKWGCPRFCVNGG; this comes from the coding sequence ATGCCGAACCCACAATCAAAGACAAAGAAACCGCTGATTGAGGCGGAAACCTTGTCTCTAAATGATTGGCTCTCGCATGTTCTAGTGCCAAAGCACGAGCGTACCTATCAAATCATTGACTACCAGTTTCCTACTGATGAACATCGTGATGAATTTCTGGACAAGATTTATACCTTCTCAGAAAATCAGGTAAGAGACTTGCTCCGTAATTTCCTAGTTCCAAGCGGATCGCTCGGTACAGATCATCTTATGCGCCATTCGATACATGATCTAGCTCCTGCAAAACTTGCTCAGTTAATCGAAGAAAACGAGTTTATCCGTCGACTAACCGAACCGCCTTTTCTTCCATGGGAAGGCATTACCTGGATACTCGATCTCCTTCCGCATTACCCGAGGAAGACCCTTGATGTGCTTGATGGATTTTTCATGGCACATTGTCAGACACTTCCAGACGGACGAATACACGGTCTATCTGATGCTGAAGCAATCATTCGCCGTCGATACTTGCATTGCGACAATCCACGTGAATCTCTTCTTTCCCTCGGACCGGAGGAGTTTGAGTATTTGGTTGGTGCGCTATTCGAACACATGGGTTACCAAGTAGCAGTTACCCAGACTTCTCGTGATGGTGGCGTCGATGTGGAAGCTAAACGTGATGATCCGGGCGGACGTGTATTTGTGTTAATTCAGTGTAAAAGATATGAAAAAGCCGTAGGTGTCCAAACCATACGTGAACTAAGAGGAGTAGTTGCCAGAAAACAAGCGAATAAAGGCATCGTTGTTGCAACCAGTAATTTTACTTTGCCTGCTAAACAAGAAGCTTCTGAGAATGCCATGATTGAGCTGATTGATTTCGTTTCCCTTAATAAATGGGGGTGTCCTAGATTTTGTGTAAACGGTGGTTAA
- a CDS encoding S8 family peptidase produces the protein MHTYRVRIHVFFFSLLIALPMAMLVVLPARAEQEFFVDPQLFDSTQADRIILVTYTDKHIDRIPVGVANQSYRRRGEYSSSTWGKRVASSIEADYKLTILSQWPIREIGEHCVVYLIDEDQSVDAIIKALSEDDRVDNVQTMSTFKVMANSYSDPYYRLQFNIQSMNLAEIHHHATGKNVTIAIIDTGIDATHPDLQGQIQQTKDFVTRKSPESFNDLHGTAIAGVIAAKANNGQGIVGIAPDSHVIGLKACWEIKTGSFEAACNSFTLALALNTAIQMKVDVLNLSLTGPHDPLLARLIDKAVQKGMIIIASQADRNDSKSGFPAQQAGVIAVRSTHNTIMPSSDDSDALAISAPGQEILTTLPKGAYDFVSGNSLATAHVSGLTALLLQINRNLTHQEISRLLEKANEPTFYQLFSKNKLFSTISIKTSKNHKQHTGS, from the coding sequence ATGCATACTTATCGCGTGCGCATCCACGTTTTTTTCTTTTCGTTGCTGATAGCGTTACCGATGGCGATGCTGGTCGTTTTACCCGCCCGTGCCGAGCAGGAATTTTTTGTCGATCCTCAGCTTTTCGATAGCACGCAAGCCGACCGGATTATTTTAGTCACATACACCGACAAGCACATCGACCGCATCCCGGTTGGCGTGGCAAACCAATCCTATCGCCGCCGAGGCGAGTACAGCAGTTCAACCTGGGGAAAAAGAGTAGCTTCGAGTATCGAAGCGGATTACAAACTGACCATCCTTTCGCAGTGGCCAATCCGGGAAATCGGTGAGCACTGTGTCGTCTATCTGATTGACGAAGACCAATCCGTGGACGCAATCATCAAGGCCTTAAGCGAGGACGACCGGGTCGATAATGTTCAAACGATGAGCACTTTTAAGGTCATGGCGAACAGCTACAGCGATCCTTATTACCGCCTGCAATTCAATATTCAATCGATGAATCTGGCCGAAATACACCATCACGCAACCGGCAAAAATGTAACCATCGCCATTATCGATACCGGAATCGACGCGACACATCCCGATTTGCAAGGCCAGATTCAACAAACTAAAGATTTTGTCACGCGGAAATCCCCGGAATCGTTCAACGATCTGCATGGCACCGCCATAGCAGGCGTCATTGCGGCCAAAGCAAACAATGGACAGGGCATCGTCGGTATCGCGCCGGATAGCCACGTGATCGGATTGAAAGCTTGCTGGGAAATCAAAACCGGCAGTTTCGAGGCGGCTTGCAATAGCTTTACCTTGGCGCTCGCGCTCAATACCGCGATCCAAATGAAAGTCGATGTGCTCAATCTGAGCTTAACCGGACCGCATGATCCGCTGTTGGCCAGATTAATCGATAAAGCCGTACAAAAAGGCATGATCATCATCGCTTCGCAAGCGGATAGAAACGACAGTAAATCCGGTTTTCCGGCGCAGCAAGCGGGCGTTATCGCGGTTCGCAGCACGCATAACACCATCATGCCATCGTCCGATGACAGTGATGCCCTCGCCATCTCCGCGCCAGGGCAAGAAATACTCACGACGTTACCCAAGGGCGCGTACGATTTTGTGTCCGGTAACTCCCTCGCGACAGCGCACGTTTCAGGCCTTACCGCTTTGCTGCTGCAAATCAACCGCAACCTGACGCATCAAGAGATCTCCAGATTGCTGGAAAAAGCGAACGAACCCACTTTCTACCAATTGTTCAGCAAAAACAAACTATTCAGCACCATCAGCATAAAAACTTCAAAAAACCATAAACAGCACACCGGAAGTTAA